A genomic stretch from bacterium includes:
- a CDS encoding DUF362 domain-containing protein has product MEHRDETVTSGSGVDRRSFVKTLGVCSAAVGGAVLGRPLFAQAAAEAKPETNIDDFLKTPRGPRALPGPFPGKVVQVVNNACLKDGKFDGAAIDASFRRGLKELTGKDPAGAFKLLIDKKDVVGIKVNPVGPLINTRLEVVDAIIRWLEEGGVPRKRIVVWDRFDYMLKDAGFTAARFPGVAIEGLQTMDEEGNKWRGPDGHHLSEKSFDQDAYYFAKGILGKGVAGYKDDEFYLNQHVFNGEKSFFGKLVTKKLTRIINVPVFKNTGNGVSMATKNLGYGAICNTGRLHKPLFFNVCTEVLAAPWIREKLALNVMDGLRGQYDGGPMPNEAFVYPLQSLYFATDPFAMDMIGHQQMLAKRKAEGVKVSEGPRYTDYLRYAETLKLGVADPAKIDFKRVEL; this is encoded by the coding sequence ATGGAACATCGGGACGAAACCGTGACGTCAGGATCCGGCGTGGACCGGAGGTCGTTCGTGAAGACGCTCGGCGTCTGCTCCGCGGCGGTCGGCGGCGCCGTGCTCGGCCGCCCCCTCTTCGCCCAGGCCGCGGCCGAGGCCAAGCCGGAGACGAACATCGACGACTTCCTCAAGACGCCGCGCGGCCCGCGGGCGCTCCCCGGCCCGTTCCCGGGCAAGGTCGTGCAGGTCGTCAACAACGCCTGCCTCAAGGACGGCAAGTTCGACGGCGCGGCGATCGACGCCTCGTTCCGCCGCGGCCTCAAGGAACTGACCGGCAAGGATCCCGCCGGCGCCTTCAAGCTGCTGATCGACAAGAAGGACGTCGTCGGGATCAAGGTCAACCCGGTCGGCCCGCTGATCAACACGCGGCTCGAGGTGGTGGACGCGATCATCCGCTGGCTCGAGGAAGGGGGCGTGCCGCGCAAGCGGATCGTCGTCTGGGACCGCTTCGACTACATGCTCAAGGACGCCGGCTTCACCGCCGCGCGGTTCCCCGGCGTGGCGATCGAAGGGCTGCAGACGATGGACGAAGAGGGGAACAAGTGGCGCGGCCCCGACGGCCATCACCTCTCGGAGAAGAGCTTCGACCAGGACGCCTACTACTTCGCCAAGGGAATCCTCGGCAAGGGCGTGGCCGGCTACAAGGACGACGAGTTCTACCTCAACCAGCACGTCTTCAACGGCGAGAAGTCGTTCTTCGGCAAGCTGGTGACGAAGAAGCTGACCCGGATCATCAACGTCCCGGTCTTCAAGAACACCGGCAACGGCGTGTCGATGGCCACGAAGAACCTCGGCTACGGCGCGATCTGCAACACCGGCCGGCTGCACAAGCCGCTCTTCTTCAACGTCTGCACGGAAGTGCTCGCCGCGCCGTGGATCCGCGAGAAGCTGGCGCTCAACGTGATGGACGGGCTGCGCGGGCAGTACGACGGCGGGCCGATGCCGAACGAGGCGTTCGTCTACCCGCTGCAGTCGCTCTATTTCGCCACCGATCCGTTCGCGATGGACATGATCGGCCACCAGCAGATGCTGGCGAAGCGGAAGGCGGAAGGGGTCAAGGTGAGCGAGGGGCCGCGCTACACCGACTACCTGCGGTACGCCGAGACGCTGAAGCTCGGCGTCGCCGACCCGGCGAAGATCGACTTCAAGCGGGTCGAACTGTGA